In a genomic window of Amphiprion ocellaris isolate individual 3 ecotype Okinawa chromosome 13, ASM2253959v1, whole genome shotgun sequence:
- the anxa5a gene encoding annexin A5a — MAYRGSVRPYVNFNAKHDAEVLHKAMKGIGTDEDTILMLLTARSNDQRQQIKAAYKKAYGKDLVSALKSELGGLFESLIVALMTPPVSYDASKLHKALKGAGTDDEVLIEILASRTGEQIKDIIKVYKKEFGGKLEKDICGDTSGHYQKLLVILLQGNREEGVDEEKTEKDAKDLYAAGEGKFGTDEEKFITILGNRSAEHLRKVFDAYKKLSGSDIEDSIEGETTGNLENLLVAVVKCARSVPQFFAEGLYKSMRRAGTDDDTLMRIMVSRSEVDMLDIRASFKKMYGVSLYSTIQEDTTGDYQKALLYLCGGND; from the exons ATG GCATACAGAGGCAGTGTTAGACCTTACGTCAACTTCAACGCCAAACACGATGCTGAAGTTCTACACAAGGCCATGAAAGGAATCG GTACGGATGAAGACACAATCCTCATGCTTCTGACGGCACGCAGCAACGATCAACGGCAGCAAATTAAGGCAGCGTACAAGAAGGCATATGGAAAG GACTTAGTCAGTGCACTGAAATCTGAACTCGGTGGCCTTTTTGAGAGTCTGATTGTGGCCTTGATGACCCCGCCTGTCTCATATGATGCTTCTAAGCTGCACAAGGCTCTCAAG GGCGCTGGAACTGATGATGAAGTGCTGATTGAGATCCTGGCGTCCAGGACTGGCGAGCAGATTAAAGACATCATTAAAGTGTACAAGAAAG AGTTCGGTGGCAAGCTGGAGAAAGATATCTGCGGTGACACCTCAGGGCATTATCAGAAACTGCTGGTGATCCTGCTGCAG GGGAACAGGGAGGAGGGAGTagatgaagaaaagactgaGAAAGATGCTAAG GACTTGTATGCTGCCGGTGAGGGCAAGTTTGGCACAGACGAGGAAAAATTCATCACAATTCTTGGCAACAGGAGCGCAGAGCATCTCAGAAAAG TATTTGATGCCTACAAGAAGCTCTCTGGCTCTGATATAGAGGACAGCATTGAAGGCGAGACCACTGGGAATTTGGAGAACTTGCTGGTAGCTGTTG TGAAGTGTGCCAGGAGTGTCCCACAGTTTTTTGCCGAGGGTCTATATAAATCTATGAGG CGAGCTGGTACTGATGACGACACCCTGATGAGGATAATGGTGTCCAGGTCTGAGGTGGACATGTTGGACATCAGAGCCAGCTTCAAAAAGATGTACGGAGTATCTCTCTATAGCACCATCCAG